Proteins encoded by one window of Orbaceae bacterium BiB:
- the nagB gene encoding glucosamine-6-phosphate deaminase, with translation MRLIPLKSPQEGSAWAANYVVEQINKYQPTAEKPFVLGLPTGSSPLLMYQQLIKHFQAGNVSFKHVVTFNMDEYVGLAEDHPQSYHTFMYDNFFNHVDIDHNNIHILNGNAPDIEKECHEYEEKIKSYGKINLFIGGVGQDGHIAFNEPSSSLCSRTRIKTLTEDTRIANSRFFNNDISQVPKYALTIGVGTLMDAEKVLLLVFGHNKSLALQAAVEGSVNHMWTVSVLQTHQKAIIVCDEPSTDELKVKTLKYFKQLEVNNLKAEIL, from the coding sequence ATGCGATTAATTCCATTAAAAAGTCCTCAAGAAGGTAGTGCATGGGCTGCTAATTATGTTGTTGAACAAATTAATAAATATCAACCGACGGCCGAAAAACCATTTGTATTAGGTTTACCAACTGGTAGTTCACCATTATTAATGTATCAACAATTAATCAAACATTTTCAAGCAGGTAATGTTAGCTTCAAACATGTTGTGACCTTTAATATGGATGAATATGTTGGTTTAGCTGAAGATCATCCGCAAAGTTACCATACTTTTATGTATGATAACTTTTTTAATCATGTTGATATCGATCATAATAATATCCATATCTTAAATGGTAACGCGCCTGATATTGAGAAAGAGTGCCACGAGTATGAAGAAAAGATCAAGTCGTATGGAAAGATTAACCTATTTATTGGTGGTGTAGGACAAGATGGTCACATCGCGTTCAATGAACCTAGTTCATCGCTGTGTTCACGTACTCGAATTAAAACACTAACTGAAGATACACGTATTGCTAACTCACGTTTTTTCAATAACGATATTAGTCAAGTTCCAAAATATGCATTAACAATTGGTGTTGGGACATTAATGGATGCTGAAAAAGTGTTATTATTAGTATTTGGACATAATAAGAGCTTAGCACTACAAGCAGCCGTGGAAGGTTCTGTTAATCACATGTGGACTGTCAGTGTTCTGCAAACACATCAAAAAGCGATTATTGTGTGTGATGAGCCAAGTACCGATGAATTAAAAGTAAAAACATTAAAATATTTCAAACAACTTGAAGTTAATAATCTAAAAGCGGAAATACTTTAA
- the efeB gene encoding iron uptake transporter deferrochelatase/peroxidase subunit translates to MQKNKLLCSEQPINNSRRTVLKTLSIGSVILAAPTLKAKEQLKNCQFTYDKTINYLGEGQAGVLTPEPKQAAFIAFDVTIKTTDELQQLFQIITQRIAYLTQPKAAPSTTNDKMPPAESGILGTYLEPDLLTITVSLGNSLFDSRFGLNKIKPEQLVEMTSFPNDRLEESWSGGDIVLQICANSQESVIYALRDILRYTAPFMHPKWKIDGFLPARDIDRRSTPINLFGFKDGTGNAPADDKQLMDQLIWITPESEEPAWCDGGTYQAVRLIRFNLEFWDRTPLEDQENDFGRHKGSGAPIGMKYEHDSPEFENDPHGDRILFDSHVRRAEPRDPERYTAKLRRRSFSYSLGLTETGGLDMGLIFVSYQQNLKTGFINTQKRLNGEPLERYIKPFGGGYYFVLPGIESAKDYLGKSMFDALKSAS, encoded by the coding sequence ATGCAAAAAAATAAACTATTATGCAGCGAGCAACCCATCAATAATTCTAGACGGACAGTACTAAAAACGTTGTCGATTGGTAGTGTCATTTTAGCTGCACCGACACTCAAAGCCAAAGAACAGCTCAAAAATTGCCAATTTACTTATGATAAAACAATAAATTATTTAGGTGAAGGTCAAGCTGGAGTCTTAACACCAGAACCAAAACAGGCTGCATTTATTGCATTTGACGTTACCATAAAGACAACTGATGAATTGCAACAGTTATTTCAAATAATAACGCAACGGATTGCTTATTTAACACAACCTAAAGCTGCACCATCGACAACAAATGATAAAATGCCACCCGCAGAATCTGGTATTTTAGGTACCTACTTAGAACCAGATTTACTAACAATTACAGTATCTCTTGGTAATAGTCTTTTTGATTCACGTTTCGGTTTAAATAAAATCAAGCCAGAACAGCTGGTTGAAATGACAAGCTTTCCAAATGATAGGCTTGAAGAGTCTTGGAGCGGTGGTGATATTGTGCTACAAATCTGTGCTAATAGCCAAGAAAGTGTCATTTATGCTTTACGCGATATATTACGCTATACCGCCCCATTTATGCATCCAAAATGGAAAATAGATGGCTTCCTGCCAGCAAGAGATATTGATCGTCGTTCGACGCCAATCAATTTATTTGGATTTAAAGATGGTACAGGAAATGCACCAGCCGATGATAAACAGCTGATGGATCAATTAATTTGGATCACTCCTGAAAGTGAAGAACCCGCTTGGTGTGATGGTGGAACTTATCAAGCAGTACGTTTAATTCGTTTCAATTTAGAATTTTGGGATAGAACTCCGCTTGAAGATCAAGAAAATGATTTTGGGCGTCATAAGGGTAGCGGGGCACCAATTGGTATGAAATATGAACATGATTCACCTGAATTCGAAAACGATCCTCATGGTGATCGCATCTTATTTGACTCGCATGTCAGACGGGCTGAGCCTCGCGATCCCGAGCGCTATACGGCTAAGCTACGCCGCCGCAGTTTTAGTTATTCATTAGGGCTAACGGAAACTGGTGGTCTTGATATGGGATTAATTTTTGTGTCTTATCAGCAAAATCTAAAAACGGGCTTTATTAATACTCAAAAACGCCTAAATGGTGAGCCATTAGAACGTTATATTAAACCATTTGGTGGAGGATATTATTTCGTCTTGCCAGGTATTGAATCCGCGAAAGATTATTTAGGAAAAAGTATGTTTGACGCACTAAAAAGTGCTTCATAG
- a CDS encoding EfeM/EfeO family lipoprotein — MRSIITIFLSLTLLGITYNVTFAKALRSPVQTGENIIIAKGDIPTPEKYQPAIESYLEFVSEQVNKMVIQLEILQQSIQNGDLKQAQDAYVLAHQDYERIRPIVILFGNTDRTINARADYFLDQENDYRFVGFHLVEYQLFKLKNLKDAQASSNELLMKARDLQKRLQVETIEIPKLVQSSADFIEMILETKLAGKENIYSRSDIADIAANIQGSEEIVKVLTPFITTETLENIKSNFAKINEIINSYQLDNNKYQVYDQLNSNDKNVLYSLLTQQAELLATLRAQINVDVYYKY; from the coding sequence ATGCGTAGCATTATTACTATTTTTTTGAGCTTAACCCTTCTTGGTATCACATATAACGTTACCTTTGCTAAAGCGTTACGCTCCCCTGTACAAACAGGTGAAAATATTATTATTGCGAAGGGTGATATTCCAACACCAGAAAAATACCAACCTGCGATAGAAAGTTATTTAGAATTTGTCTCTGAGCAGGTAAATAAAATGGTTATTCAACTTGAAATCTTGCAGCAAAGCATTCAAAACGGTGATCTAAAACAAGCTCAAGACGCCTATGTTTTGGCCCACCAAGACTACGAACGTATTCGCCCGATAGTTATTTTATTTGGTAATACTGACCGAACTATCAATGCTCGTGCAGATTATTTCTTAGATCAAGAAAATGACTATCGTTTTGTTGGCTTTCATTTAGTTGAATATCAACTTTTTAAACTTAAAAATCTTAAAGATGCTCAAGCATCTAGCAATGAGCTATTAATGAAAGCTCGAGATTTACAAAAGCGCTTACAAGTTGAAACAATCGAAATCCCAAAATTAGTACAATCTTCAGCTGATTTTATTGAAATGATTTTAGAGACCAAATTAGCTGGAAAAGAGAATATTTACAGCCGATCTGATATTGCTGATATCGCTGCAAATATTCAAGGCTCGGAAGAGATCGTAAAAGTACTAACACCATTCATTACTACTGAAACGCTTGAAAATATTAAGAGTAACTTCGCAAAAATAAATGAAATAATAAATTCGTATCAATTAGATAACAACAAGTATCAAGTTTACGATCAATTAAATAGTAACGATAAAAATGTATTGTATTCATTATTAACACAACAAGCGGAATTACTTGCAACGTTAAGAGCTCAGATCAATGTAGATGTGTATTATAAATATTGA
- a CDS encoding FTR1 family protein, with protein MGQVLFVVWRESFEALIVIGIIYAWIKRHPDAKNGMKYLWGGVALGLVISVLLALIIYGVFNVLDDTAQSLFMIFMELLACILIVQMVYWMNKHGSSMKTQIEAGITNSAVHHKWWGATIIIAIAIAREGSEIVVFLSSFIMSLTSVNAGDFFIEVAGGIAIAGLTLYAFLLTNRYVSWKIFFKVTGIILLFLAVSLLLKGVEEIANLLIEYDYSIPEFLIYPAWDTTSLLDDSRAIGNFISSFLAYRSQPIWLSVITFIVYWIVVITLFVRSKKHA; from the coding sequence ATGGGACAGGTTCTTTTTGTTGTCTGGCGTGAAAGTTTTGAAGCGCTCATTGTAATAGGGATTATATATGCCTGGATTAAACGTCATCCAGACGCTAAAAATGGCATGAAATACCTATGGGGAGGAGTCGCTCTCGGCCTTGTCATCTCTGTGTTATTAGCACTAATTATTTACGGTGTATTCAATGTGTTAGATGATACGGCTCAATCACTATTTATGATATTCATGGAACTGCTTGCCTGTATTTTGATAGTACAAATGGTTTATTGGATGAATAAACATGGCAGCTCGATGAAAACTCAAATTGAAGCAGGAATAACGAATAGCGCTGTACACCACAAATGGTGGGGAGCGACAATCATTATCGCGATTGCAATCGCCCGAGAAGGCAGTGAAATTGTTGTTTTTCTATCAAGCTTTATTATGTCACTGACATCAGTAAATGCCGGTGACTTTTTTATAGAAGTAGCAGGAGGCATTGCAATTGCAGGCCTTACCTTATATGCATTTTTGTTAACGAACCGTTATGTATCTTGGAAAATATTTTTTAAAGTGACAGGCATCATCTTATTATTCTTAGCTGTTTCTTTACTACTCAAAGGTGTCGAAGAGATCGCTAATTTATTAATTGAATACGATTATTCTATTCCTGAATTCTTAATTTACCCGGCGTGGGATACCACTTCGTTACTTGATGACTCTAGGGCAATAGGTAATTTTATCTCCTCATTTTTAGCTTACCGTTCACAACCTATTTGGCTAAGTGTTATTACCTTTATTGTATATTGGATTGTTGTCATTACACTTTTTGTTCGGAGCAAAAAACATGCGTAG
- a CDS encoding cupredoxin domain-containing protein, with the protein MKTFISLLIVLLSVFSSPFALSAEKYTVELEMNNGDLIPRVLEVPAKTIIRIKITNTGTEPAEFESIQLRKEKVLAPGASSVVVIAPLKPGTYTFFDDFHLSHPKGEIVAKE; encoded by the coding sequence ATGAAAACATTCATTAGCCTATTGATAGTCCTTCTATCGGTATTTTCCTCACCGTTTGCTCTCTCTGCTGAAAAATATACCGTTGAACTCGAAATGAATAACGGTGATTTAATACCTCGTGTCTTAGAAGTACCAGCTAAAACAATAATACGAATAAAAATAACGAATACGGGAACAGAACCGGCGGAATTTGAAAGTATTCAACTAAGAAAAGAAAAAGTACTAGCACCAGGAGCTAGCTCAGTGGTGGTTATAGCACCATTAAAACCTGGTACATATACTTTTTTTGATGATTTTCATCTGTCTCACCCAAAAGGCGAGATTGTTGCTAAAGAATAG
- a CDS encoding iron transporter, whose protein sequence is MKLVSKITVSGLAIFSMAAFAQEYPLGHPVIKNGMEIQGVYLQPITMDSEEGHHAMAHLPADKADVHLEADIHAVEDNPNGFAEGDWMPYLTVEYTVTKLGDEAQMQSGTFMPMVASDGPHYGENIKLNGNGKYRVTYKIYPPSHNKDVMFGRHIDKETGVAPWFEPFEVSWDFDYAGIGRKGSY, encoded by the coding sequence ATGAAACTAGTCTCTAAAATTACCGTTTCTGGTTTAGCCATTTTTTCAATGGCTGCATTTGCTCAAGAATACCCACTTGGTCACCCTGTAATCAAAAACGGAATGGAGATCCAAGGTGTATATTTACAACCGATTACAATGGATAGTGAAGAGGGACATCATGCAATGGCCCACCTTCCAGCCGATAAAGCCGATGTCCATTTAGAAGCTGATATCCATGCTGTAGAAGATAACCCCAACGGTTTTGCTGAAGGCGACTGGATGCCATATTTAACTGTAGAGTATACCGTCACTAAATTAGGTGATGAGGCACAGATGCAGTCAGGTACATTTATGCCAATGGTAGCTAGTGATGGTCCTCATTATGGTGAAAATATCAAATTAAATGGTAACGGGAAATATCGCGTAACTTACAAAATTTACCCACCTTCACATAATAAAGATGTGATGTTTGGTCGTCATATAGACAAAGAAACAGGTGTTGCTCCATGGTTCGAACCATTTGAAGTTTCTTGGGACTTCGATTATGCAGGTATAGGACGTAAGGGTAGTTACTAG
- a CDS encoding pseudouridine synthase → MAPSLIAFNKPFGVICQFSEHDQHPTLKQYINLPEFYPAGRLDTDSEGLLLLTNNGSLQAKIASPKFKLPKTYWAQVEGSLTAEAINQLEKGIKLKEFTTLPAVAKILEEPTELWLREPPIRERKTIPTSWLSLTITEGKNRQVRRMCAAVGFPCLRLVRVQIGAFNLFTNQLALGQWMPLAETDLYRK, encoded by the coding sequence ATGGCTCCTTCACTCATTGCATTTAATAAGCCTTTCGGGGTTATTTGTCAGTTTTCTGAACATGACCAACACCCAACATTAAAACAATATATCAACCTACCTGAATTTTATCCGGCTGGGCGATTAGATACTGATAGTGAGGGATTATTACTTTTAACTAATAATGGTAGCCTACAAGCAAAAATTGCGTCACCCAAATTTAAGTTACCTAAAACTTATTGGGCACAAGTAGAAGGCTCATTAACGGCAGAAGCGATTAATCAATTAGAGAAAGGTATTAAATTAAAAGAATTTACTACCCTACCTGCTGTGGCCAAGATTTTAGAGGAGCCAACTGAATTATGGCTAAGAGAGCCGCCGATTAGAGAACGTAAAACTATACCAACATCTTGGTTAAGTCTCACGATTACCGAAGGTAAAAATCGTCAAGTGAGACGGATGTGCGCTGCTGTTGGTTTTCCCTGTTTAAGATTAGTTCGCGTTCAAATCGGTGCTTTTAATCTATTCACCAATCAACTCGCTTTGGGACAATGGATGCCTCTGGCGGAAACAGATTTATATCGTAAGTAA
- a CDS encoding shikimate 5-dehydrogenase has protein sequence MINKDTTLCMSLSARPGNFGTRFHNSLYEQLGLNFIYKAFSTKNIEDAVKGIRALNIRGCAISMPFKEACIPFLDKLTDSVLAIDSVNTIVNDNGHLTAYNTDYIAIRKLITQYQLNTSQSVIIHGSGGMAKAVIAAFYDAGFKNVTIFARNEAAGQALAKKYHFSWVTEPASHYDILVNATPLGMSGGADVNTLSFPADLIKSANVVFEVIAMPVYTPLINEAIRHNIKTISGREVMILQAVEQFILYTGKTPTVEQIKIAAELASQP, from the coding sequence ATGATTAATAAAGACACTACTCTGTGCATGTCTTTATCGGCAAGACCGGGTAATTTTGGCACACGATTTCATAATAGTTTATATGAGCAACTGGGATTAAATTTTATCTATAAGGCTTTTTCAACCAAAAATATTGAAGATGCGGTAAAAGGTATTCGCGCTCTTAATATCCGGGGTTGCGCAATTTCTATGCCATTTAAAGAGGCTTGTATACCATTTTTAGATAAATTAACAGATTCAGTATTAGCAATAGATTCCGTTAATACCATTGTTAATGATAACGGTCATTTGACCGCTTATAACACCGATTATATTGCGATTCGTAAACTGATTACTCAATATCAATTAAATACCTCTCAGTCTGTTATTATTCATGGCAGTGGCGGTATGGCTAAAGCCGTTATTGCGGCTTTTTATGATGCTGGATTTAAGAATGTGACTATTTTTGCGCGTAATGAGGCTGCTGGGCAAGCATTAGCTAAGAAGTATCATTTTTCATGGGTAACGGAACCCGCCTCCCATTATGATATTTTAGTTAATGCGACACCGCTTGGTATGTCAGGCGGCGCTGATGTTAATACATTATCTTTCCCGGCGGATTTGATCAAAAGTGCTAACGTTGTTTTCGAAGTCATCGCTATGCCAGTTTATACGCCTTTGATTAATGAAGCGATACGTCATAATATAAAGACAATATCGGGGAGAGAGGTGATGATTTTACAAGCAGTTGAACAATTTATTTTGTATACTGGTAAAACACCAACGGTTGAACAAATTAAAATTGCAGCCGAGCTTGCTAGTCAACCTTAA
- the ftsY gene encoding signal recognition particle-docking protein FtsY, whose translation MTEQKKMGFFARLKNGLFKTKQNIGSGFISLFKGKKIDDELFDQLEEQLLISDVGVDTTQKIIKSLTEHASRKQLKDADALHDLLKQEMSEILINVDKPLDLDSHKPFVILMVGVNGVGKTTTIGKLAKQFQNQGKSVMLAAGDTFRAAAVEQLQVWGERNHIPVVAQHTNADSASVIFDALQTAKSKKIDVLIADTAGRLQNKAHLMDELKKIVRVMKKQDETAPHEIMLTIDASTGQNAISQTKIFNEAVGLTGITLTKLDGTAKGGVIFSIADQFNIPIRYIGVGETIDDLRPFVANDFINALFDNNSGDSENS comes from the coding sequence ATGACAGAACAAAAAAAAATGGGTTTTTTTGCGCGCTTAAAAAATGGATTATTTAAGACCAAGCAAAATATTGGTTCAGGTTTTATTAGCCTATTTAAAGGTAAAAAAATTGATGATGAGTTGTTTGATCAATTAGAAGAACAGCTACTTATTTCTGATGTTGGTGTCGATACAACACAAAAAATCATTAAGTCATTAACCGAACATGCATCAAGAAAACAACTTAAAGACGCTGATGCTTTGCATGATTTATTAAAACAAGAGATGAGTGAAATTCTGATTAATGTTGATAAACCTCTTGATTTAGATAGCCATAAACCTTTCGTTATTTTGATGGTAGGAGTAAATGGTGTTGGTAAAACAACGACTATTGGTAAGCTTGCAAAACAATTCCAAAATCAAGGTAAGTCGGTCATGTTAGCCGCAGGGGATACATTTAGAGCGGCAGCAGTTGAACAGTTACAAGTTTGGGGAGAACGTAATCATATTCCTGTTGTTGCTCAGCATACTAATGCTGATTCTGCATCGGTTATTTTTGACGCCTTACAAACAGCTAAGTCTAAAAAGATCGATGTTTTAATTGCTGATACAGCAGGACGATTACAAAATAAAGCACATTTAATGGATGAGTTAAAGAAAATTGTCCGTGTAATGAAAAAGCAGGATGAAACGGCTCCTCATGAAATTATGTTAACTATTGATGCGAGTACAGGACAAAATGCAATTAGCCAAACCAAAATATTTAATGAAGCTGTCGGTTTAACGGGAATCACATTAACCAAGCTTGATGGTACTGCAAAAGGTGGTGTCATTTTTAGTATTGCCGATCAGTTTAACATTCCGATTCGTTATATTGGGGTTGGTGAGACGATTGATGATTTAAGACCTTTTGTGGCAAATGATTTTATTAATGCTCTCTTTGATAATAATTCGGGTGATAGCGAAAATTCATGA
- the ftsE gene encoding cell division ATP-binding protein FtsE translates to MIKFNHVSKVYSGGKPALQNINFALNQGEMAFLTGHSGAGKSTLLRLISGLDRANDGQVLLNGHDVNTLRKHDLPFLRRQIGVIFQDHQLLMDHTVYDNVAIPLIILGKSAEEIRRRVSAALDKVGLIDKMKFYPIQLSGGEQQRVGIARAIVNKPLILLADEPTGNLDDKLSKDILKLFEELNQTGVTVLMATHNMGLIRRKHHRILNLSQGRLIGDTNVS, encoded by the coding sequence ATGATTAAGTTTAATCACGTTAGTAAAGTTTATTCTGGCGGCAAACCGGCTTTGCAGAATATTAATTTTGCTTTAAACCAAGGGGAAATGGCTTTTCTTACTGGTCATTCAGGAGCAGGGAAAAGTACTTTACTTCGTTTGATAAGCGGATTAGATCGTGCAAACGATGGCCAAGTTTTATTAAATGGCCATGATGTGAATACGTTAAGGAAACATGATTTACCGTTTTTACGTCGCCAAATCGGCGTCATTTTCCAAGATCACCAGCTATTAATGGATCATACAGTATATGATAATGTCGCGATCCCTCTGATTATTTTAGGTAAATCAGCGGAAGAGATCCGTCGTCGCGTTTCGGCTGCTTTAGATAAAGTTGGATTGATTGATAAAATGAAGTTTTATCCAATTCAGCTTTCTGGCGGAGAACAGCAGCGAGTAGGCATTGCAAGGGCGATCGTCAATAAACCTTTAATTTTATTAGCGGATGAACCAACCGGTAATTTAGATGATAAATTATCGAAAGATATTCTTAAATTATTTGAAGAGCTTAACCAAACAGGCGTTACTGTTTTAATGGCAACCCATAATATGGGACTCATACGGCGTAAGCATCATCGTATTTTGAACTTAAGCCAAGGTCGCTTAATTGGAGATACTAATGTTAGCTAG